Proteins co-encoded in one Pseudorhizobium banfieldiae genomic window:
- the nuoF gene encoding NADH-quinone oxidoreductase subunit NuoF: protein MLKDQDRIFTNIYGLKDKSLKGAMGRGHWDGTKQILEKGRDWIIEEMKASGLRGRGGAGFPTGLKWSFMPKESDGRPHYLVVNADESEPGTCKDRDIMRHDPHTLIEGCVIASFAMGAHVAYIYVRGEYIREREALQAAIDECYGAGLLGKNNKHGWDMDIYVHHGAGAYICGEETALLESLEGKKGQPRLKPPFPANMGLYGCPTTVNNVESIAVAPTILRRGAGWFSSIGRPNNVGTKLFMVSGHVNKPCTFEEAMGLSFREIIDRHCGGIRGGWDNLLGVIPGGASCPVVRGEDMADAIMDFDGMREVKSSFGTGGMIVMDKSTDIIKAIWRIAAFFKHESCGQCTPCREGTGWMMRVLERMVKGNAQKREIDMLFQVSKQIEGHTICALGDAAAWPIQGLIRNFRPEIEARIDRYTHNAMAHGAVMEAAE from the coding sequence ATGCTAAAAGATCAGGATCGCATCTTTACCAATATCTACGGCCTCAAGGACAAGTCCCTGAAGGGGGCGATGGGCCGTGGCCATTGGGATGGCACCAAGCAGATCCTCGAAAAGGGCAGGGACTGGATCATTGAGGAGATGAAGGCCTCCGGCCTGCGTGGCCGCGGTGGCGCCGGCTTCCCGACCGGCCTCAAATGGTCCTTCATGCCGAAGGAGTCCGACGGTCGCCCGCATTACCTCGTCGTCAACGCCGACGAATCCGAGCCCGGTACCTGCAAGGACCGCGATATCATGCGCCACGATCCGCATACGCTGATCGAGGGCTGCGTGATCGCGAGCTTCGCCATGGGTGCGCATGTGGCCTACATCTATGTCCGCGGCGAGTACATCCGCGAGCGCGAGGCGCTGCAGGCGGCGATCGACGAGTGCTATGGTGCTGGCCTTCTTGGCAAGAACAACAAGCACGGCTGGGACATGGACATCTACGTGCACCACGGCGCCGGCGCTTATATCTGCGGCGAGGAAACGGCGCTGCTCGAGAGCCTGGAAGGCAAGAAGGGTCAGCCCCGCCTGAAGCCGCCATTCCCGGCGAACATGGGCCTCTATGGCTGCCCGACTACCGTCAACAACGTCGAATCGATCGCGGTGGCTCCGACCATCCTGCGTCGCGGCGCCGGCTGGTTCTCCTCCATTGGTCGCCCGAACAATGTCGGCACCAAGCTGTTCATGGTCTCCGGCCACGTCAACAAGCCCTGCACCTTCGAGGAGGCCATGGGCCTATCGTTCCGGGAGATCATCGATCGCCATTGCGGCGGTATCCGCGGCGGCTGGGACAACCTCCTTGGCGTGATCCCGGGCGGGGCTTCCTGTCCGGTGGTGCGCGGCGAGGACATGGCCGATGCGATCATGGATTTCGACGGCATGCGCGAGGTGAAGTCCTCCTTCGGCACCGGCGGCATGATTGTCATGGACAAATCGACCGACATCATCAAGGCGATCTGGCGCATCGCTGCCTTCTTCAAGCACGAAAGCTGCGGCCAGTGCACGCCCTGCCGTGAAGGCACCGGCTGGATGATGCGCGTGCTGGAGCGCATGGTGAAGGGCAATGCGCAGAAGCGCGAGATCGACATGCTGTTCCAGGTCTCCAAGCAGATCGAAGGTCATACGATCTGCGCGCTTGGCGATGCTGCGGCCTGGCCGATCCAGGGGCTGATCCGGAACTTCCGTCCGGAGATCGAGGCCCGCATAGATCGCTATACGCACAACGCCATGGCGCATGGCGCCGTCATGGAAGCAGCGGAGTAA
- the nuoG gene encoding NADH-quinone oxidoreductase subunit NuoG, which produces MAKLKVDGKEIEVPDHFTLLQACEEAGAEVPRFCFHERLSVAGNCRMCLVEVKGGPPKPAASCAMGVRDIRGGPNGELPEVFTNTPMVKKAREGVMEFLLINHPLDCPICDQGGECDLQDQAMAFGMDASRYTENKRAVEDKYIGPLVKTVMNRCIHCTRCVRFTTEVGGISELGLIGRGEDAEITTYLEHAMTSELQGNVIDLCPVGALTSRPFAFTARPWELGKTESIDVMDALGSAIRVDTRGREVMRIMPRVNELVNEEWISDKTRFIWDGLKTQRLDRPYVRRDGRLQAASWGEAFAAIKAAVSATSADKIGAIAGDLAAVEEMYALKELIRSLGSENLDCRQDGAALDPSLGRASYLFNPTIEGIERAGALLLIGTNPRLEAAVLNARIRKRWRRGDFPIGVIGEGGDLRYEYEYLGSGPDSLTELVNGSGSFLDTLRNAKNPMIIVGQGALSRPDGSAILQAAAKLAGSVGALSDEWNGFGVLHTAASRVGALDLHFVPGANGVNAADMLTGMDVLFLLGADELDFSRKTAKFTVYIGSHGDNGAHHADVILPAATYTEKSGIWVNTEGRVQLGNRAGFPPGEAREDWAIIRALSDVLGKKLPFDSLPALRAQLYAAYPHFADLDEIAPGNVADVATLGQKAGEMSKSAFASPIKDFYLTNPIARASAVMAECSALARNNFQAAAE; this is translated from the coding sequence ATGGCAAAGCTGAAGGTCGACGGCAAGGAAATCGAGGTTCCGGATCATTTCACGCTGTTGCAGGCGTGCGAGGAAGCCGGTGCCGAGGTTCCGCGGTTCTGTTTCCATGAACGCCTGTCGGTGGCGGGCAACTGCCGCATGTGTCTCGTCGAGGTGAAGGGCGGCCCGCCAAAGCCTGCAGCCTCCTGCGCCATGGGCGTGCGCGACATCCGCGGTGGCCCGAATGGCGAGCTGCCGGAAGTCTTCACCAACACGCCGATGGTCAAGAAGGCCCGCGAAGGCGTGATGGAGTTCCTGCTCATCAACCACCCGCTGGATTGCCCGATCTGCGACCAGGGCGGCGAGTGCGACCTGCAGGATCAGGCCATGGCCTTCGGCATGGACGCGTCCCGCTATACGGAAAACAAGCGCGCGGTCGAGGACAAGTACATCGGCCCGCTCGTAAAGACCGTGATGAACCGCTGCATCCACTGCACGCGCTGCGTCCGCTTCACGACTGAAGTCGGTGGGATTTCCGAACTCGGCCTGATCGGCCGTGGCGAGGATGCAGAGATCACCACCTACCTCGAACATGCGATGACCTCGGAACTCCAGGGCAACGTCATTGACCTCTGCCCGGTCGGCGCGCTGACTTCGCGGCCCTTCGCCTTCACGGCCCGTCCGTGGGAATTGGGCAAGACCGAGTCGATCGACGTCATGGACGCACTCGGCTCGGCGATCCGCGTCGATACGCGCGGTCGCGAAGTCATGCGCATCATGCCGCGCGTCAACGAACTGGTGAACGAGGAGTGGATCTCCGACAAGACCCGCTTCATCTGGGACGGATTGAAGACCCAGCGCCTCGACCGGCCCTACGTCCGACGTGACGGTCGCCTGCAGGCTGCAAGCTGGGGCGAGGCCTTCGCGGCGATCAAGGCTGCCGTTTCGGCGACGTCCGCAGACAAGATCGGCGCGATCGCCGGTGACCTTGCAGCCGTCGAGGAGATGTATGCGCTGAAGGAACTGATCCGCTCTCTCGGTTCGGAGAACCTCGACTGCCGCCAGGACGGAGCAGCGCTCGACCCTTCGCTCGGCCGCGCGAGCTACCTCTTCAACCCGACCATCGAGGGCATCGAGCGCGCCGGTGCGCTCCTGCTGATCGGCACCAATCCGCGGCTGGAAGCTGCAGTCCTCAACGCGCGCATCCGCAAGCGCTGGCGCCGCGGCGACTTCCCGATCGGCGTAATCGGTGAGGGCGGAGACCTCCGCTACGAATATGAATACCTGGGTTCCGGCCCGGACAGCCTGACCGAGCTCGTCAACGGTTCCGGCAGCTTCCTCGACACCCTGCGCAACGCCAAGAACCCGATGATCATCGTCGGGCAGGGTGCGCTGTCGCGTCCTGATGGTTCCGCCATCCTTCAGGCAGCCGCCAAGCTTGCCGGCTCCGTCGGCGCTCTGTCCGACGAGTGGAACGGCTTCGGCGTTCTTCACACTGCCGCATCGCGCGTCGGCGCGCTCGACCTGCACTTCGTGCCCGGAGCAAATGGCGTCAACGCAGCCGACATGCTGACCGGCATGGATGTACTCTTCCTGCTCGGCGCCGATGAACTCGATTTCTCCCGCAAGACGGCGAAGTTCACGGTCTACATCGGCAGCCACGGCGACAATGGCGCCCATCATGCAGATGTCATCCTGCCGGCGGCGACCTACACGGAAAAGTCCGGGATCTGGGTCAATACCGAAGGGCGCGTGCAGTTGGGCAATCGTGCCGGCTTCCCTCCGGGCGAGGCCCGCGAGGACTGGGCGATTATCCGCGCTCTTTCCGACGTCCTCGGCAAGAAGCTGCCATTTGATTCGCTCCCGGCGCTTCGCGCGCAGCTCTATGCAGCCTATCCGCATTTCGCCGATCTGGACGAGATCGCCCCCGGCAACGTCGCTGATGTGGCCACACTGGGGCAAAAAGCCGGTGAGATGAGCAAGTCGGCATTTGCGTCCCCGATCAAAGACTTCTATTTGACGAACCCGATTGCACGGGCATCGGCCGTGATGGCCGAGTGCTCGGCCCTTGCCCGCAACAATTTCCAGGCTGCGGCGGAGTAA
- a CDS encoding NADH-quinone oxidoreductase subunit J, whose amino-acid sequence MALQAVFFYLFAFVAVASAFMVISSRNPVHSVLFLILVFFNAAGLFLLTGAEFLAMILLVVYIGAVAVLFLFVVMMLDIDFAELRAGVLQYAPVGILVGLIVAAELIVVIGGSVLTPQAAEAITMPIPNPAERTNTAALGDVLYTNYVYFFQIAGLVLLVAMIGAIVLTLRHRTHIKRQDISRQVARKPETAVEVVKVKSGQGL is encoded by the coding sequence ATGGCTCTGCAGGCTGTTTTCTTCTATCTCTTTGCGTTCGTCGCGGTGGCGTCGGCGTTCATGGTCATCTCCTCGCGCAATCCCGTGCATTCGGTGCTCTTCCTGATCCTCGTGTTCTTTAACGCAGCCGGTCTGTTCCTGCTGACGGGCGCCGAATTCCTGGCGATGATCCTGCTGGTGGTCTACATCGGCGCGGTCGCGGTGCTCTTCCTCTTCGTCGTCATGATGCTCGACATCGATTTTGCTGAGTTGCGCGCAGGTGTGCTGCAATATGCACCGGTCGGCATTCTGGTTGGCCTGATCGTCGCTGCGGAACTGATCGTCGTCATCGGCGGTAGCGTGTTGACGCCGCAGGCGGCCGAGGCCATCACCATGCCGATCCCGAACCCGGCGGAGCGGACCAACACGGCAGCACTGGGAGACGTGCTATACACGAACTACGTCTACTTCTTCCAGATCGCCGGTCTGGTGCTCCTGGTCGCCATGATCGGGGCCATCGTGCTGACGCTCCGCCACCGCACGCATATCAAGCGCCAGGATATCTCCAGGCAGGTCGCCCGTAAGCCCGAGACCGCTGTTGAAGTGGTCAAGGTGAAGTCGGGCCAGGGCCTCTGA
- the nuoH gene encoding NADH-quinone oxidoreductase subunit NuoH, which translates to MDDTFFSTYAWPALVMIGQSLLVLVCLLVFIAYILYADRKIWAAVQLRRGPNVVGPWGLFQSFADLLKFVFKEPIIPSGANKGVFLIAPLVAVTLALATWAVIPFNENWVVANINVGILYVFAISSLEVYGVIMSGWASNSKYPFLGALRSAAQMVSYEVSIGFVIVTVLLCVGSLNLSDMVFAQKDGLGTMMGLPNSFLDWHWLPLFPMFIIFIISGLAETNRPPFDLPEAESELVAGYMVEYSSAPYMMLMLGEYAAILLICSLTTILFLGGWLPPVDIWILNWVPGIVWFILKVIFIFFIYSMVKAFVPRYRYDQLMRLGWKIFLPLSLAMVVITAFVLKLMGWA; encoded by the coding sequence ATGGACGATACCTTTTTCTCGACCTACGCATGGCCGGCACTGGTGATGATCGGGCAGTCGCTGCTCGTTCTCGTCTGCCTCCTGGTCTTCATCGCCTATATTCTCTACGCCGACCGCAAGATCTGGGCCGCAGTCCAGCTGCGTCGGGGACCGAACGTCGTGGGTCCTTGGGGTCTGTTCCAGTCCTTCGCCGACCTCCTGAAGTTCGTCTTCAAGGAGCCGATCATTCCGTCGGGCGCCAACAAGGGTGTCTTCCTGATCGCTCCGCTCGTGGCAGTGACGCTGGCGCTCGCCACCTGGGCCGTGATCCCGTTCAACGAGAACTGGGTGGTCGCCAACATCAATGTCGGCATTCTCTATGTGTTCGCGATCTCCTCGCTCGAGGTCTACGGCGTGATCATGTCGGGCTGGGCATCGAACTCGAAGTATCCCTTCCTCGGTGCGCTCCGCTCGGCCGCGCAGATGGTGTCCTACGAAGTCTCGATCGGCTTCGTCATCGTCACGGTGCTCCTCTGCGTCGGCTCGCTCAACCTGTCGGACATGGTGTTTGCGCAGAAGGACGGCCTCGGCACGATGATGGGCCTGCCGAACTCCTTCCTCGACTGGCACTGGCTGCCGCTCTTCCCGATGTTCATCATCTTCATCATTTCCGGCCTTGCGGAGACCAACCGTCCGCCCTTCGATCTTCCGGAAGCGGAGTCGGAGCTCGTGGCCGGCTACATGGTCGAGTATTCCTCGGCGCCGTACATGATGCTGATGCTCGGCGAGTATGCGGCGATCCTGCTGATCTGCTCGCTGACGACGATCCTTTTCCTCGGGGGCTGGCTGCCGCCGGTCGACATCTGGATCCTCAACTGGGTCCCGGGTATCGTCTGGTTCATCCTGAAGGTCATCTTCATCTTCTTCATCTACTCGATGGTGAAGGCCTTCGTGCCCCGCTACCGCTACGACCAGCTGATGCGGCTGGGCTGGAAGATTTTCCTCCCACTCTCGCTCGCCATGGTCGTCATCACAGCATTCGTGCTCAAGCTGATGGGGTGGGCCTGA
- the nuoI gene encoding NADH-quinone oxidoreductase subunit NuoI, translating into MASLTQAVSSLFLKEFVGAFFLSMRYFFKPKATVNYPFEKNPVSPRFRGEHALRRYPNGEERCIACKLCEAICPAQAITIEAGPRRNDGTRRTVRYDIDMVKCIYCGFCQEACPVDAIVEGPNFEFSTETREELYYDKARLLENGDRWEREIARNMAQDAPYR; encoded by the coding sequence ATGGCAAGTCTGACACAGGCCGTCAGTTCGCTCTTCCTGAAGGAGTTTGTCGGCGCCTTCTTCCTGTCGATGCGCTACTTCTTCAAGCCGAAGGCGACGGTGAACTACCCGTTCGAGAAGAACCCGGTTTCGCCCCGCTTCCGCGGCGAGCACGCACTGCGCCGCTATCCGAATGGCGAAGAGCGCTGCATCGCCTGCAAGCTGTGCGAGGCGATCTGTCCCGCGCAGGCCATCACGATCGAGGCAGGTCCCCGCCGCAACGACGGCACCCGCCGCACGGTGCGCTACGACATCGACATGGTGAAGTGCATCTATTGCGGCTTCTGCCAGGAAGCATGCCCGGTGGACGCGATCGTCGAAGGCCCGAACTTCGAGTTTTCGACGGAGACGCGCGAAGAACTCTACTACGACAAGGCGCGGCTTCTGGAGAACGGCGACCGTTGGGAGCGAGAGATCGCTCGCAACATGGCGCAGGACGCACCCTACCGCTGA